Proteins from a genomic interval of Streptococcus oralis:
- a CDS encoding thymidylate synthase, producing MTKADTIFKENIERILKEGVFSEQARPKYKDGTVANSKYVTGAFAEYDLAKGEFPITTLRPIAIKSAIKEVLWIYQDQSNSLEVLNSKYNVHYWNDWEVGDTGTIGERYGAVVKKHDIINKILKQLEANPWNRRNIISLWDYQAFEETDGLLPCAFQTMFDVRRVDGDLYLDATLTQRSNDMLVAHHINAMQYVALQMMIAKHFGWKVGKFFYFINNLHIYDNQFEQAEELLRREPSNCQPRLVLNVPDGTNFFDIKVEDFELVDYDPVKPQLKFDLAI from the coding sequence ATGACAAAAGCTGATACGATTTTTAAAGAAAATATAGAACGAATTCTTAAGGAAGGTGTCTTTTCTGAGCAGGCACGTCCTAAGTATAAGGATGGGACAGTTGCCAATTCTAAGTACGTAACGGGTGCCTTTGCGGAGTATGATTTGGCCAAAGGGGAATTTCCCATCACAACCTTGCGTCCCATTGCAATCAAATCCGCTATCAAGGAAGTACTCTGGATCTACCAAGATCAGTCTAATAGCCTAGAAGTGCTGAATAGCAAGTACAATGTTCACTACTGGAATGACTGGGAAGTGGGAGATACGGGAACCATTGGTGAGCGCTATGGGGCAGTCGTTAAGAAACACGACATCATCAATAAGATTCTCAAACAGTTGGAAGCCAACCCTTGGAATCGTCGCAATATCATCTCCCTCTGGGACTATCAAGCTTTCGAAGAAACAGATGGGCTGCTCCCATGTGCCTTTCAGACTATGTTTGATGTCCGTCGGGTTGATGGGGACCTCTATCTGGATGCGACTTTGACTCAGCGCTCTAATGATATGCTAGTGGCCCACCACATTAACGCTATGCAGTACGTAGCTTTGCAGATGATGATTGCCAAGCATTTCGGCTGGAAGGTTGGGAAGTTCTTCTACTTTATCAACAACCTTCATATCTATGATAATCAGTTTGAACAAGCAGAGGAATTGCTCCGCCGTGAGCCGTCAAACTGCCAACCACGCTTGGTTTTAAATGTTCCTGATGGGACTAATTTCTTTGATATCAAAGTGGAAGACTTTGAGTTGGTCGACTATGATCCGGTTAAGCCACAGCTGAAGTTTGATTTGGCTATTTAA
- a CDS encoding ROK family glucokinase, giving the protein MSQKIIGIDLGGTSVKFAILTQEGEIQEKWSIKTNILDEGSHIVDDMIESIQHRLDLLGLSATDFRGIGMGSPGVVDREKGTVIGAYNLNWKTLQPIKEKIEKALGIPFFIDNDANVAALGERWMGAGDNQPDVVFMTLGTGVGGGIVAEGKLLHGVAGAAGELGHITVDFDQPIACTCGKKGCLETVASATGIVNLTRRYADEYEGDAALKRLIDDGEEVTAKTVFDLAKEGDDLALIVYRNFSRYLGIACANIGSILNPSTIVIGGGVSAAGEFLLQGVQKIYDENTFPQVRTSTKLALATLGNDAGVIGAASLVLQ; this is encoded by the coding sequence ATGAGTCAAAAGATTATTGGGATTGACCTTGGTGGGACATCTGTTAAGTTCGCAATTTTAACTCAAGAGGGAGAAATCCAAGAAAAATGGTCTATCAAGACCAATATTTTGGACGAGGGAAGCCATATCGTAGATGATATGATTGAGTCTATTCAACATCGTTTGGACTTGCTTGGATTGTCTGCTACAGATTTCCGAGGCATTGGAATGGGATCACCTGGTGTGGTTGACCGTGAGAAAGGAACTGTTATCGGTGCCTACAACCTGAACTGGAAAACTCTTCAACCAATTAAAGAAAAAATCGAAAAAGCCTTGGGTATCCCATTCTTCATCGACAATGATGCCAACGTAGCTGCTCTCGGTGAGCGTTGGATGGGTGCAGGTGACAACCAACCAGACGTTGTCTTTATGACACTTGGTACAGGTGTTGGTGGCGGTATCGTGGCAGAAGGCAAATTGCTTCACGGTGTTGCTGGTGCTGCTGGTGAGCTTGGTCACATCACTGTTGACTTTGACCAACCAATCGCATGTACCTGTGGTAAAAAAGGCTGTCTTGAGACAGTTGCTTCAGCAACAGGGATTGTCAACCTGACTCGTCGTTATGCAGATGAATACGAAGGTGATGCAGCCTTGAAACGCTTGATTGACGATGGGGAAGAAGTAACTGCTAAAACTGTCTTTGACCTCGCAAAAGAAGGGGACGACCTTGCCTTGATCGTTTACCGTAACTTCTCACGTTACTTGGGTATTGCGTGTGCTAATATCGGTTCAATCCTAAACCCATCAACAATCGTTATCGGTGGTGGAGTATCAGCTGCGGGAGAATTCCTTCTCCAAGGCGTGCAAAAGATCTATGATGAAAATACCTTCCCACAAGTACGCACATCCACTAAATTGGCTCTTGCAACTCTAGGAAATGACGCTGGAGTTATCGGAGCAGCATCACTTGTATTGCAATAA
- the pabB gene encoding aminodeoxychorismate synthase component I codes for MHRKTVIDFRALGERYTFTQPIKELKTRDLAEVADLLAQVESYQEEGYYVVGYVSYEAAPAFEEKLAVHKAPLLAEYLLYFTVHDGVETSPIPLTYEEVDLPSKWQEVTSAADYEKAIAQIHHHLRQGDTYQVNYTVQLKQDLSANPFAIYNRMVVEQEAGYNAYVEHDEMAVISMSPELFFEQNDRELTTRPMKGTTQRGVTDQEDLELASWLEQDPKNRSENMMIVDLLRNDMNRISEVGSEHVERLCQVEQYSTVWQMTSTIKSQLRPSVDLVAIFRSLFPCGSITGAPKIATMEIIKDLEPQPRGVYCGTIGLLLPNGRRIFNVSIRTIQLHQGKAIYGVGGGITWDSTWESEYREVHQKAAVLYRKQARFKLISTGKISQKQLLFEDQHLERLTKASRYFAYPFDPEELRQKIEEECQACDSHQDYRLRISLSKSGEIELSRQILTPLSPSFCQAKLCLQKADLQQAFTYFKTTHRPHLSLGKQEIIYHNAAGELLETSIGNLVLKIDGKLYTPPINLGILSGIYRQHLLGKGQVEEKILTLADLNQAEAVYGCNAVRGLYELEVI; via the coding sequence ATGCATAGAAAAACAGTGATTGATTTTAGGGCTTTGGGGGAGAGATACACCTTTACCCAACCTATCAAAGAGTTAAAAACGAGAGATTTAGCAGAAGTGGCAGACTTGCTGGCACAAGTGGAAAGCTACCAAGAGGAAGGCTATTATGTCGTGGGTTATGTCAGCTATGAGGCCGCACCTGCTTTTGAGGAGAAATTAGCAGTTCATAAAGCTCCTTTACTGGCAGAGTACCTGCTATATTTTACTGTTCATGATGGGGTGGAAACATCCCCTATTCCTTTGACTTATGAGGAAGTAGATTTGCCTTCAAAATGGCAGGAAGTAACATCTGCAGCAGACTATGAAAAGGCTATTGCCCAGATTCACCATCATTTGCGGCAGGGGGACACCTACCAGGTAAATTACACTGTTCAACTCAAGCAAGACTTAAGTGCCAATCCTTTTGCTATCTACAATCGCATGGTGGTAGAGCAGGAGGCGGGCTACAATGCCTATGTTGAACATGATGAGATGGCAGTGATTTCCATGAGTCCAGAGCTCTTTTTTGAGCAAAATGACCGAGAATTAACGACTCGTCCAATGAAGGGAACAACCCAGCGGGGAGTGACTGACCAAGAAGACCTAGAGCTGGCTAGTTGGCTAGAACAGGATCCCAAAAATCGCTCTGAAAATATGATGATTGTGGACCTCTTGCGCAATGATATGAATCGTATTTCTGAAGTGGGCAGTGAGCACGTGGAGCGTCTGTGCCAGGTGGAGCAGTATTCGACTGTTTGGCAGATGACTTCGACCATCAAGAGTCAGTTGCGACCGAGTGTGGACTTGGTTGCCATTTTTCGCTCACTCTTTCCTTGTGGTTCCATAACGGGTGCTCCGAAAATTGCGACTATGGAGATTATAAAGGACTTGGAGCCACAACCACGTGGAGTTTACTGTGGAACGATTGGCCTCTTGCTTCCAAATGGGCGACGGATTTTTAATGTGTCCATTCGGACGATTCAACTGCATCAAGGGAAAGCCATCTATGGAGTTGGTGGTGGTATTACATGGGATAGCACTTGGGAATCTGAATATCGCGAGGTTCATCAAAAGGCTGCTGTTCTCTATCGTAAGCAAGCTCGTTTCAAACTGATTTCAACTGGAAAAATCAGCCAAAAACAACTGTTGTTTGAAGATCAACATCTGGAAAGACTGACAAAGGCGAGTCGTTATTTTGCCTATCCTTTTGATCCAGAAGAACTGAGACAAAAGATAGAGGAAGAGTGCCAAGCTTGTGATTCCCACCAAGACTACCGTTTGCGAATAAGCCTCAGCAAGTCTGGAGAGATAGAACTCAGTCGCCAAATCTTAACACCTCTTAGTCCAAGCTTCTGTCAGGCCAAACTTTGCCTGCAAAAAGCGGATTTACAGCAAGCATTTACCTACTTTAAAACAACTCACAGACCACACTTAAGTCTAGGGAAACAGGAAATCATTTACCATAATGCAGCAGGGGAGCTTTTGGAAACGTCTATCGGGAATTTGGTTCTGAAAATTGACGGGAAGCTCTACACACCGCCTATCAATCTTGGCATCTTGTCAGGAATCTATCGTCAGCATTTGCTAGGAAAAGGACAGGTAGAAGAGAAAATTCTGACTTTGGCAGACTTGAACCAAGCAGAAGCTGTCTATGGCTGTAATGCAGTCAGAGGCTTGTATGAGTTGGAAGTGATATAA
- a CDS encoding AAA family ATPase — translation MENCVYIISGPPGVGKSTVSKELAYSFDKSAVIEGDMIYLMIKSGLVAPWEDDGFYMDLFWDNIISLTNNFLNSGITVVIEYVIFEDQLKKIAAFLKEKQIKLKYCVLIAEEETLKDRDSSRKEIERTGDLSIQARNDFLAKNSEKRHFLYTDDLDVKETVGIIKTSNQFLISEQ, via the coding sequence TTGGAAAATTGTGTTTATATCATTTCGGGTCCCCCAGGTGTTGGAAAGAGCACTGTCAGCAAAGAGTTGGCTTATTCTTTTGACAAAAGTGCAGTTATAGAGGGGGATATGATTTACTTAATGATAAAAAGTGGTCTCGTAGCTCCTTGGGAAGATGATGGATTTTATATGGATTTGTTCTGGGATAATATCATCAGTCTGACCAATAATTTCTTGAACAGTGGCATTACTGTCGTGATAGAGTATGTCATATTTGAAGATCAACTGAAGAAAATTGCAGCCTTCTTAAAAGAAAAACAAATTAAGCTAAAATATTGTGTCCTAATAGCAGAAGAAGAAACCTTGAAAGATAGGGATTCTTCTCGGAAAGAAATTGAGAGAACAGGCGATTTATCAATCCAAGCAAGAAATGACTTCTTAGCTAAGAATAGTGAGAAACGTCATTTTCTGTATACGGATGATTTAGATGTCAAAGAAACGGTAGGCATCATTAAAACCTCAAATCAATTTTTAATTTCTGAACAGTAA
- a CDS encoding Ltp family lipoprotein, producing the protein MKKSKKILVTSLATATLGLISLTDTTGAFPFSAQHVSAQEKDVSKNGKVVKENTTSASNQAEKSKTPAQNPAEKPKTPAQKPAEKPKTPAQKPAEKPKTPAPKPAPKLAPKPAPKPAPKPAPKPAPKPAEKPKTPAQKPAEKPKTPAPKPAPKPAEKPKTPAPKPALKPAPKPTEKAKETTPKQDKSQSKVQSGWVGNYYLKSDGKRAKNEWVDGGRYYVDSDGKKVKSDWIYDKNYGSYYYYLTAEGSSARNKWVGRYYLKSDGKMAKNEWVDGGRYYVDSEGKMARDRWVDGGRYYVGYDGVRQPKPAAGNPYSAALKRAQAYNRIHLSKKRIYEMLIFEGFNSETAQYAINHLQADYKANALIQAREYRKNANLSKTEIYERLTSPWIGQFTKEEANYAIQKLDLTPEGSIARNKWVGYYYYKSDGKVAKNEWVDGGRYYVDSKGKMVRDKWVDGGRYYVGYDGVWQPKPAAGNPYSAALKRAQAYNRIHLSKKRIYEMLIFEGFNSETAQYAINHLQADYKANALAQAREYRKNTNLSKTKIYERLTSPWIGQFTKEEVNYAIQKLGDK; encoded by the coding sequence ATGAAAAAATCAAAAAAAATTTTAGTCACCAGCTTAGCAACTGCAACACTGGGACTCATTTCACTTACAGATACAACTGGAGCCTTTCCTTTTTCGGCTCAGCATGTTTCTGCTCAAGAAAAGGATGTTTCTAAAAACGGTAAGGTTGTAAAAGAGAATACAACTTCGGCGTCAAATCAAGCTGAGAAATCAAAAACACCAGCGCAAAATCCTGCTGAGAAACCAAAAACACCAGCACAAAAACCTGCTGAGAAACCGAAAACACCAGCACAAAAACCTGCTGAGAAACCAAAAACACCAGCACCAAAACCCGCGCCGAAACTGGCACCAAAACCCGCACCGAAGCCGGCACCAAAACCCGCGCCGAAGCCGGCACCAAAACCAGCTGAGAAACCGAAAACGCCAGCTCAAAAACCTGCTGAGAAACCGAAAACACCAGCACCGAAACCAGCACCGAAACCCGCTGAGAAACCGAAAACACCAGCACCAAAACCCGCGCTGAAGCCGGCACCAAAACCGACTGAAAAAGCTAAAGAAACAACTCCTAAACAGGATAAATCACAATCTAAAGTTCAGTCTGGCTGGGTAGGAAATTACTACCTCAAATCAGATGGAAAGAGAGCTAAAAATGAATGGGTAGATGGTGGTCGTTATTATGTTGATTCTGATGGAAAAAAGGTTAAAAGTGACTGGATTTATGATAAAAACTATGGTTCATATTATTATTATCTAACAGCAGAAGGAAGCTCTGCTCGTAATAAATGGGTAGGTAGATATTATCTCAAATCAGATGGTAAGATGGCCAAGAATGAATGGGTAGATGGTGGCCGTTACTATGTTGATTCTGAAGGCAAAATGGCAAGGGATAGATGGGTAGATGGTGGTCGTTACTATGTAGGATACGATGGTGTGCGACAACCAAAACCAGCAGCCGGGAATCCATACTCAGCAGCTTTAAAGAGAGCACAAGCTTATAATAGGATTCATTTGTCAAAAAAAAGAATTTATGAGATGTTAATTTTTGAAGGTTTTAATAGTGAGACTGCACAATATGCTATCAATCATTTGCAAGCAGACTATAAGGCGAATGCCTTAATTCAAGCAAGAGAATACCGAAAGAATGCCAATTTATCAAAGACAGAAATTTATGAGAGGCTAACTTCTCCTTGGATTGGACAATTTACAAAAGAAGAAGCAAACTATGCCATTCAAAAACTAGATTTAACACCAGAAGGAAGCATTGCCCGCAATAAATGGGTAGGATACTATTATTATAAATCAGATGGAAAGGTGGCCAAGAATGAATGGGTAGATGGCGGTCGTTACTATGTTGATTCTAAAGGCAAAATGGTAAGGGATAAATGGGTAGATGGTGGTCGTTACTATGTAGGATACGATGGTGTGTGGCAACCAAAACCAGCAGCCGGGAATCCATACTCAGCAGCTTTAAAGAGAGCACAAGCTTATAATAGGATTCATTTGTCAAAAAAAAGAATTTATGAGATGTTAATTTTTGAAGGTTTTAATAGTGAGACTGCACAATATGCTATCAATCATTTGCAAGCAGACTATAAGGCGAATGCCTTAGCTCAAGCAAGAGAATACCGAAAGAATACCAATTTATCAAAGACAAAAATTTATGAGAGGCTAACTTCTCCTTGGATTGGACAATTTACAAAAGAAGAAGTAAACTATGCAATTCAAAAACTAGGGGATAAATAG
- a CDS encoding HD domain-containing protein, with translation MNTSKQPMLELALSIATEAHRGQFDKAGIDYIEHPIFVASQVDSEEEKAVALLHDVIEDSSVTAEELLNAGLPETVVTAVQILSKKKGQDYQTYLKTVKSNPLARAVKLADLKHNSDLSRLETITDKDLEGLEKYKKAIDYLSM, from the coding sequence ATGAACACATCAAAACAACCCATGCTTGAATTAGCGTTGTCTATCGCGACGGAAGCTCATAGAGGGCAATTTGATAAGGCAGGGATAGATTATATAGAACATCCAATTTTTGTTGCGAGCCAAGTTGATTCTGAAGAAGAGAAAGCAGTGGCTCTACTACATGATGTTATTGAGGATAGTTCTGTTACTGCTGAAGAGTTACTAAATGCTGGTTTACCAGAGACAGTAGTTACAGCCGTTCAGATTTTGTCAAAGAAAAAGGGACAAGACTATCAAACCTATCTGAAAACTGTGAAATCCAATCCTCTTGCGAGAGCCGTAAAATTAGCTGACCTAAAACATAATTCAGATTTATCGAGACTTGAGACCATTACTGACAAGGATTTGGAAGGATTAGAAAAATATAAAAAGGCCATTGATTATCTGAGTATGTAG
- a CDS encoding TIGR01440 family protein: MKEKDIQRATSQIVEDVLEKANLKQGAIFVLGLSSSEVIGGQIGKESSQEIGEIIVKTILDILGGKGIHLAVQGCEHVNRALVVERQVAEQFGLEIVSVLPTLHAGGSGQLAAFKFMQDPVEVEFIVAHAGIDIGDTAIGMHVKHVQVPIRPVLREIGHAHVTALASRPKLIGGARAQYPEDSIRKS; this comes from the coding sequence ATGAAGGAAAAAGACATTCAAAGGGCAACAAGCCAGATTGTAGAAGATGTATTAGAAAAGGCCAATTTGAAGCAAGGAGCTATCTTTGTATTGGGCCTTTCTTCTAGTGAGGTGATAGGTGGTCAGATTGGCAAGGAATCCAGTCAAGAAATTGGGGAAATCATTGTGAAGACGATCCTAGATATCCTGGGAGGGAAAGGAATTCATCTAGCTGTTCAAGGTTGTGAACATGTCAATCGAGCTCTCGTTGTTGAACGTCAGGTGGCAGAGCAGTTTGGTCTGGAAATCGTCAGTGTCCTTCCAACTCTTCATGCAGGGGGTTCGGGTCAGTTAGCTGCCTTTAAGTTTATGCAGGATCCAGTTGAGGTCGAATTTATCGTGGCTCATGCAGGGATTGATATCGGAGATACTGCAATTGGCATGCATGTCAAGCATGTGCAGGTACCGATTCGTCCTGTACTACGAGAGATTGGGCATGCCCATGTAACGGCTCTCGCAAGTCGTCCAAAATTAATTGGAGGTGCGCGTGCGCAGTATCCAGAAGATTCTATTAGAAAGTCATAA